In a single window of the Sander lucioperca isolate FBNREF2018 chromosome 19, SLUC_FBN_1.2, whole genome shotgun sequence genome:
- the lyrm2 gene encoding LYR motif-containing protein 2, with translation MAASRLPSAALSLKQFLQRQRVLGIYRNMLRAIRKVPDQADRKYLSDWARDEFKRNKNATDQDAIRMMITQASNHLEELHKSLALAGR, from the exons ATGGCCGCTTCAAGGTTGCCGTCTGCAGCGCTTTCTCTGAAACAG TTcttacagagacagagagtgttGGGGATCTACAGGAACATGCTGAGGGCCATACGGAAGGTACCTGACCAGGCAGACAGGAAGTACCTCAGTGACTGGGCCAGAGACGAGTTCAAGAGGAACAAGAACGCCACAGACCAG GATGCCATCCGTATGATGATCACACAAGCAAGCAACCATCTGGAGGAGCTGCACAAGTCTCTGGCGTTGGCCGGCCGGTGA